In Thermodesulfobacteriota bacterium, one DNA window encodes the following:
- a CDS encoding phosphoenolpyruvate carboxykinase (GTP) encodes MATPLEEWVEEQARLTEPERIYWCDGSEEEAHRLIEIGMKEERIEAHPIFHPLNQRTFPYAYLHRSHPTDVARTEHLTYVCHPEKDLAGPNNNWMDPKEAKALLTSLTKGCMRGRTMYVLPYMMGHPDSPYAKACVQLTDVSYVAISMRIMTRMGKEVVEKIGRREDFVKGLHSIGDFDPNRRFIMHFPDEYLVWSIGSGYGGNALLGKKCFSLRIASWQGLKEGWLAEHMVIIGVEDPEGEVTYLAAAMPSACGKTNLAMLESTLPGYRVWTLGDDIAWLNVGPDGRLWAINPEIGLFGVAPGTSMKTNPNMMKTLTAGRCFPVLFTNTALNPETNEPWWEGMDGEVPNRLLDWQGQPWSPGGEKKAAHPNARFTVSIEQVPTLSKEFANPAGVPISAILIGGRRSHLIPLVTEGFDWAHGVFLGARNGSETTAAALHQIGVLRRDPMAMLPFCGYNMGMYFGHWLRMGERLAHPPRIFSVNWFRLDEEGRFLWPGFGENIRVLKWIVDRVRGRVGARETPLGLVPHLNEIEREGLGLSEERLAKLFEIHPREWDDEILGIEKFFEQFGRTMPEAISKALGLLKARLSKGITPGPV; translated from the coding sequence ATGGCGACTCCTCTGGAGGAATGGGTGGAAGAGCAGGCCCGGTTGACCGAGCCGGAGCGGATCTACTGGTGTGACGGTTCCGAGGAAGAGGCCCATCGCCTCATCGAGATCGGGATGAAGGAGGAGAGGATCGAAGCCCATCCGATTTTTCATCCACTGAATCAGAGGACCTTTCCCTACGCGTATCTCCATCGAAGCCATCCCACCGATGTGGCCAGGACCGAGCACCTCACCTATGTCTGCCATCCCGAGAAAGATCTCGCAGGGCCCAACAATAACTGGATGGATCCCAAAGAGGCCAAGGCCCTTCTCACCTCTTTAACGAAGGGCTGCATGAGAGGGCGCACCATGTATGTGCTCCCTTATATGATGGGCCATCCCGATTCCCCCTATGCCAAGGCCTGCGTTCAGTTGACCGATGTCTCTTACGTCGCCATCAGCATGCGGATCATGACGCGCATGGGAAAGGAGGTCGTCGAGAAGATCGGGAGGAGAGAGGATTTCGTCAAGGGCCTTCACTCCATAGGCGACTTCGACCCGAATCGCCGTTTCATCATGCACTTTCCTGACGAATACCTCGTCTGGAGCATCGGTTCGGGCTACGGTGGAAATGCCCTCCTCGGAAAGAAATGCTTCTCCCTCAGGATCGCCTCCTGGCAGGGGTTGAAGGAAGGGTGGCTGGCGGAACACATGGTCATCATCGGTGTCGAGGACCCGGAAGGCGAGGTGACTTACCTCGCGGCGGCCATGCCATCGGCCTGCGGAAAGACGAACCTTGCCATGCTGGAATCGACCCTGCCCGGCTACAGGGTCTGGACCCTCGGAGACGATATCGCCTGGCTCAACGTCGGACCGGACGGTCGGCTCTGGGCCATCAATCCTGAAATCGGACTCTTCGGTGTGGCTCCGGGCACCTCGATGAAGACCAATCCAAACATGATGAAGACCCTGACGGCGGGGAGATGCTTTCCGGTCCTATTCACCAATACCGCCTTGAACCCCGAGACAAACGAGCCCTGGTGGGAGGGGATGGACGGAGAGGTCCCGAATCGCCTTCTGGACTGGCAGGGCCAGCCCTGGAGCCCCGGAGGCGAAAAGAAGGCCGCCCATCCCAATGCGAGGTTCACCGTCTCGATCGAGCAGGTACCGACCCTCTCCAAAGAGTTTGCCAATCCCGCAGGGGTGCCGATCTCGGCCATCCTGATCGGAGGGCGCCGGAGCCACCTGATCCCGCTGGTCACGGAGGGATTCGACTGGGCCCACGGCGTCTTTTTAGGGGCGAGAAACGGCTCCGAAACGACCGCCGCGGCCCTCCATCAGATCGGGGTCCTGAGAAGGGATCCGATGGCCATGCTTCCCTTCTGCGGGTATAATATGGGGATGTATTTCGGCCACTGGCTCCGGATGGGAGAGAGGCTGGCACACCCGCCGAGAATCTTTTCGGTCAACTGGTTCAGGCTCGACGAGGAGGGCCGATTTCTCTGGCCTGGATTCGGAGAGAATATCCGGGTGTTGAAGTGGATCGTCGATCGGGTCAGGGGCCGGGTGGGTGCAAGGGAGACCCCTCTCGGGCTCGTCCCTCATCTCAACGAGATCGAACGGGAGGGGTTGGGCCTCTCCGAAGAAAGGCTTGCGAAACTCTTCGAGATCCATCCCCGGGAGTGGGACGACGAGATCTTGGGCATCGAAAAGTTCTTCGAACAATTCGGCCGGACCATGCCCGAGGCGATTTCGAAGGCCCTCGGCCTCCTGAAAGCCCGCCTCTCCAAAGGGATCACCCCTGGGCCAGTTTGA
- the atpD gene encoding F0F1 ATP synthase subunit beta, which yields MKVGKVLRVIGPVVDVEYFTEELPAIYNAIRIDKPDGTKLIVEVAQYLGDNVVRCVATSSTDGLVRGMAAVDTGEPITMPVGRETLGRVFNLLGEPIDKLGECPAKKRYPIHRHPPPFEEQVPSTQVFETGLKVIDLLEPYAKGGKVGLFGGAGVGKTVLIMELIRNIATEHGGFSVFGGVGERTREGNDLWLEMKASGVIDKTVLVFGQMNEPPGARLRVGLSALTQAEYFRDEEGQDVLLFIDNIFRFVQAGSEVSALLGRMPSAVGYQPTLSTEMGELQERITSTKRGSITSVQAIYVPADDLTDPAPATTFSHLDATTVLSRQLAELGIYPAVDPLDSTSRILDPRIVGEEHYRVARGVQQVLQRYKELQDIIAILGMEELSEEDKLIVHRARRIQRFLSQPFFVAEQFTGTPGRYVPLPDTIKGFKEILEGKHDDLPEQAFYMVGKIEEAVEKAKRLQEGIH from the coding sequence TTGAAGGTCGGGAAAGTCTTGAGGGTCATCGGTCCGGTCGTGGACGTCGAATATTTCACCGAAGAGCTTCCAGCCATCTACAATGCCATCCGGATCGACAAACCGGACGGGACGAAACTGATCGTGGAGGTCGCCCAGTATTTGGGTGACAATGTCGTCCGGTGCGTGGCGACCTCCTCAACGGACGGTCTGGTCCGTGGGATGGCTGCCGTCGATACCGGAGAGCCCATCACCATGCCGGTCGGAAGAGAGACCCTGGGGAGGGTCTTCAACCTCCTCGGAGAGCCCATCGATAAGTTGGGCGAATGTCCCGCCAAGAAGCGCTATCCCATCCATCGCCATCCCCCGCCCTTCGAGGAGCAGGTCCCTTCCACCCAGGTCTTCGAAACAGGCCTCAAGGTGATCGACCTCCTCGAGCCCTATGCCAAAGGCGGAAAGGTCGGCCTCTTCGGGGGCGCGGGCGTGGGAAAGACCGTCCTGATCATGGAGTTGATTCGAAACATCGCGACCGAACACGGAGGGTTTTCGGTCTTCGGCGGCGTGGGCGAGAGGACCCGCGAAGGAAACGACCTCTGGCTCGAGATGAAGGCCTCGGGCGTGATCGACAAGACCGTCCTCGTCTTCGGTCAGATGAACGAGCCTCCCGGCGCCAGGCTCAGGGTCGGCCTCTCCGCCCTCACCCAGGCCGAATACTTCCGGGATGAAGAGGGCCAGGACGTCCTCCTCTTCATCGATAACATCTTCCGATTTGTCCAGGCGGGCTCCGAGGTTTCGGCCCTCCTCGGCCGGATGCCATCGGCCGTGGGCTACCAACCCACCCTCTCGACGGAGATGGGCGAGCTGCAGGAACGGATCACCTCGACCAAGAGGGGATCGATCACCTCGGTCCAGGCCATCTATGTCCCTGCGGATGACCTGACCGATCCGGCTCCGGCCACGACCTTTTCCCATCTCGATGCGACCACGGTGCTTTCGAGGCAGCTGGCCGAGCTGGGCATCTATCCTGCCGTGGACCCCCTCGACTCCACGTCGAGGATCCTCGATCCGCGCATCGTCGGCGAGGAACACTACCGGGTAGCCCGGGGGGTCCAGCAGGTCCTTCAACGTTATAAAGAACTTCAGGACATCATCGCCATCCTCGGCATGGAAGAGCTTTCGGAGGAGGACAAGCTGATCGTCCATCGGGCCCGAAGGATTCAGCGTTTCCTCTCCCAGCCCTTCTTCGTGGCCGAACAATTCACCGGCACCCCGGGACGCTATGTCCCCTTGCCCGATACGATCAAGGGCTTCAAGGAGATCCTCGAAGGAAAGCACGACGACCTGCCCGAACAGGCCTTCTACATGGTGGGAAAGATCGAAGAGGCGGTCGAAAAGGCAAAGCGGTTACAGGAGGGAATCCACTGA
- a CDS encoding F0F1 ATP synthase subunit epsilon — MDDQPFILDVVTLKRVVFSEPVESVVAPGTVGYFGILPGHTPFVSSLQVGITRITKPGGEKLNLFTSTGFLMTDGKRVILLADAAERPEEIDTARAQRAKERAEKRLAERAPDTDINRAKVALLRAVTRLKLAQG; from the coding sequence ATGGATGATCAGCCCTTTATCCTCGATGTCGTGACCTTAAAGAGGGTCGTCTTCAGCGAACCGGTCGAATCGGTGGTTGCGCCCGGAACGGTCGGTTACTTCGGGATCCTTCCCGGACATACCCCTTTTGTCTCAAGCCTGCAGGTGGGCATCACCCGGATCACAAAGCCAGGGGGGGAGAAGTTGAACCTCTTTACCAGCACCGGCTTTCTAATGACGGATGGGAAGAGGGTCATCCTCCTGGCCGATGCTGCCGAACGGCCGGAAGAGATCGATACCGCAAGGGCTCAACGGGCCAAAGAGAGGGCCGAAAAACGCCTGGCTGAAAGGGCACCGGATACGGACATCAACCGGGCCAAGGTGGCCCTCCTCCGTGCGGTCACCCGGCTCAAACTGGCCCAGGGGTGA
- the atpG gene encoding ATP synthase F1 subunit gamma, which produces MPGTKEIRRRIRSVISIQQITRAMEMIAVSRLKRAEERLRSARPYAEKIQELMQSLAPSLPRIDHPLLVKREVKRIGLVLITSDKGLCGGYNANAIAEATRFISRFPDKEIRLILIGRKGHDFFKKKAYPIDYTLLQLSKEITLQEVREISGVIIKGFKEALYDEVHLIYTRFQSAISTHPTLLRLLPLESPERAKGGGEVKGEPIFEPSAEEIMAQLLPKYLEAQIYKGLVESVASEQGARMVSMKSATENAEEMISTLTLSYNKARQASITKELLEVTTGAEALRLAQKKK; this is translated from the coding sequence ATGCCCGGAACCAAAGAGATCCGACGAAGAATCCGAAGCGTCATCAGCATCCAGCAGATCACCCGCGCCATGGAGATGATCGCGGTCTCCCGCCTCAAGCGGGCCGAGGAGCGTCTCCGTTCGGCCCGACCCTACGCGGAGAAGATTCAGGAGTTAATGCAGAGCCTGGCCCCTTCTCTTCCCCGGATTGACCATCCCCTTCTCGTCAAACGGGAGGTGAAACGGATCGGCCTCGTCCTGATCACCTCGGACAAGGGGCTCTGCGGCGGATACAACGCCAATGCGATTGCCGAGGCGACTCGGTTCATCAGCCGTTTCCCGGACAAAGAGATCCGGCTCATCCTCATCGGCAGAAAAGGCCACGACTTCTTCAAGAAGAAGGCCTATCCGATCGATTATACCCTCCTTCAGCTCTCGAAGGAGATCACCCTCCAGGAGGTAAGAGAAATCTCCGGGGTGATCATCAAAGGTTTTAAGGAGGCCCTCTACGACGAGGTCCACCTGATCTATACCCGGTTTCAATCGGCCATCTCCACCCACCCCACGCTCCTCCGACTCCTCCCCCTCGAAAGTCCGGAGAGGGCCAAGGGGGGAGGAGAGGTGAAGGGAGAGCCGATCTTCGAACCCTCGGCCGAAGAGATCATGGCCCAACTCCTGCCCAAATATCTCGAAGCGCAGATTTATAAAGGCCTTGTCGAGTCGGTCGCAAGCGAGCAGGGGGCCCGGATGGTCTCGATGAAATCGGCCACGGAGAATGCGGAGGAGATGATCTCCACCCTCACCCTCAGTTACAACAAGGCGAGGCAGGCCTCCATCACCAAGGAACTCCTGGAGGTGACCACGGGCGCCGAGGCCCTGCGGCTGGCCCAAAAGAAAAAATAG
- the bioB gene encoding biotin synthase BioB produces MKNLGRLEEKVLSGEGLSEEEARGILQIGHENVLEIISLANQARARFKGNKINLCSIINAKSGLCGEDCAFCSQSVYHPTQIPTYPFVGEERVIQEAKEAAKSQARHFSIVMSGYAPTEDELKGIEHSIVGILRETSLEPCASLGILDRRSLTRLKKAGLGHYHHNLETARSFFKHICTTHSYEEDLSTIQMAKELGFRVCCGGLFGMGESWEHRIELAYTLKELDVDSVPINFLNPIPGTRLEKARFLTPMECLKIISLFRLILPQKDIIVCGGREVNLRDLQSMIFFAGANGMMIGGYLTTKGRKPEEDLQMVKDLGFIIA; encoded by the coding sequence ATGAAAAATTTGGGTCGATTAGAGGAGAAAGTTTTATCCGGGGAAGGCCTCTCCGAAGAAGAGGCCAGAGGAATACTTCAGATAGGTCATGAAAATGTTCTCGAGATCATATCCCTTGCAAATCAAGCCAGGGCCAGGTTTAAGGGGAATAAAATCAACCTCTGCTCCATCATCAATGCAAAATCAGGGCTTTGTGGAGAAGATTGTGCTTTCTGTTCGCAATCGGTCTATCATCCTACCCAGATACCAACCTATCCATTTGTTGGCGAGGAGAGGGTGATTCAGGAGGCCAAAGAGGCAGCAAAGAGTCAGGCGCGCCACTTTTCGATCGTGATGAGTGGCTATGCCCCAACCGAGGATGAACTCAAGGGTATCGAACATTCGATTGTGGGGATCTTGAGAGAAACCTCCCTCGAGCCCTGTGCCTCGCTCGGGATTCTCGACAGGAGGTCCCTTACAAGGCTTAAAAAGGCGGGCTTAGGACATTATCACCATAATCTTGAGACCGCCCGGAGTTTTTTTAAGCACATCTGTACGACCCATAGCTACGAGGAGGATCTCAGTACAATTCAAATGGCTAAAGAATTGGGATTCCGGGTGTGCTGCGGTGGCCTCTTCGGGATGGGCGAATCCTGGGAGCATCGTATCGAATTGGCCTACACGCTTAAGGAACTCGATGTTGACTCGGTTCCGATCAATTTTTTAAACCCCATCCCCGGTACACGACTTGAGAAGGCAAGATTTCTAACCCCCATGGAATGCCTCAAAATCATCTCCCTTTTTCGATTGATCTTGCCGCAAAAAGATATCATCGTATGCGGGGGCAGAGAGGTCAATCTAAGAGACCTCCAATCGATGATCTTTTTTGCGGGGGCAAATGGGATGATGATCGGTGGATACCTTACCACAAAAGGGAGAAAACCGGAGGAAGACCTTCAAATGGTAAAGGACCTTGGATTCATCATTGCCTGA
- a CDS encoding DUF362 domain-containing protein, producing the protein MKKHPVAIVRYENPLGSVRRAVDLCRGLDHLPAKGRVFIKPNIVFWTRTTPFPKWGVVTTSRVVEDMVVLLKERGIDDITIAEGITTFDPKDRETPAHAFETLGYNLLKKRYGIKTLDVFERPFRKVDLGAGVVLNFNEDILEADFVVNLPVLKTHAQTVVSLGIKNLKGLVDVPSRKRCHNPDPEKNLSYWVARLANKLPPSFTLLDGIFTAERGPFFEGRLRRTNLLIASPDLFSADKVGAKVLGYEPSEVPYLRYASQDWGRPLDFSDVEVMGERMEAVSSFHEYAFPYTEDGTLPKPMEKLGIKGLTYRKYDDTICTYCSGFTTIMLMAIAHAWRGKPWDEIEILTGKRMKPTPGKKKTILLGKCMVQANKDSEHIQEMIAVKGCPPDLKEALQALQRAGIEANPSFFEHMDMAAGFFLKRFEGKPEFDESFYRVV; encoded by the coding sequence GTGAAGAAACACCCCGTGGCCATCGTCCGATACGAAAATCCTTTGGGGTCGGTACGAAGAGCGGTGGACCTCTGCCGAGGTCTCGATCACCTTCCTGCCAAAGGAAGGGTCTTTATTAAACCCAACATCGTCTTCTGGACCCGGACCACTCCCTTCCCGAAATGGGGGGTGGTGACGACCTCACGGGTCGTGGAAGATATGGTGGTCCTTCTCAAAGAACGCGGCATCGACGATATCACTATCGCTGAAGGGATCACCACCTTCGACCCGAAGGACAGGGAGACCCCTGCTCACGCCTTTGAAACCCTCGGGTACAATCTCCTGAAGAAACGCTACGGGATCAAGACCCTGGACGTCTTCGAGCGGCCCTTTCGGAAGGTCGATCTGGGGGCAGGGGTGGTCCTCAACTTCAATGAAGATATCCTCGAGGCCGACTTCGTGGTCAACCTCCCCGTGTTAAAAACCCATGCCCAGACCGTGGTGAGCCTCGGAATCAAGAACCTGAAGGGGCTGGTGGACGTCCCCTCCCGAAAGAGGTGCCACAACCCGGACCCCGAGAAGAACCTCAGCTACTGGGTCGCCCGGCTCGCCAACAAACTTCCGCCCTCCTTTACCCTGCTCGACGGGATCTTCACGGCAGAAAGAGGCCCTTTTTTCGAGGGAAGGTTGAGGAGGACAAATCTCCTTATCGCCTCTCCCGATCTCTTTTCAGCGGACAAGGTGGGAGCCAAGGTGTTAGGCTATGAGCCCTCCGAGGTCCCCTATCTCCGGTATGCCTCACAAGACTGGGGAAGGCCCCTCGACTTCTCCGATGTCGAAGTGATGGGGGAAAGGATGGAGGCGGTTTCTTCCTTCCATGAGTATGCGTTTCCTTATACTGAGGATGGAACGCTTCCAAAACCCATGGAGAAGCTTGGCATCAAGGGATTGACGTATCGAAAGTATGATGATACCATCTGTACCTACTGTTCCGGTTTCACCACGATCATGCTCATGGCGATCGCCCATGCCTGGAGGGGAAAACCCTGGGACGAAATCGAGATCCTGACCGGCAAGAGGATGAAGCCGACCCCGGGAAAGAAGAAGACGATCCTTCTGGGAAAGTGCATGGTTCAGGCGAATAAGGACAGCGAACATATCCAGGAGATGATCGCGGTGAAAGGATGTCCGCCCGATCTGAAAGAGGCCCTCCAGGCCCTCCAGAGGGCGGGCATCGAGGCAAATCCATCCTTTTTCGAACATATGGATATGGCGGCAGGGTTCTTCCTTAAACGATTTGAAGGGAAACCCGAATTCGACGAATCCTTCTACCGGGTGGTTTAA